The Epinephelus lanceolatus isolate andai-2023 chromosome 1, ASM4190304v1, whole genome shotgun sequence genome has a window encoding:
- the uba3 gene encoding NEDD8-activating enzyme E1 catalytic subunit isoform X2 — protein sequence MADTDEPEKKRGRVVELTEKMVVDGGSGCSCEWEGRWNHIKKFLERSGPFTHPDFEPSTESLQFMLETCKILVIGAGGLGCELLKDLALSGFRNIHVVDMDTIDVSNLNRQFLFRPKDVGRPKADVAADFVNSRIPGCCVVPHFKKIQDLDETFYRQFHIIVCGLDSIVARRWMNGMLLSLLVYEDSVLNPSSIIPLIDGGTEGFKGNARVILPGMTACIDCTLELYPPQINFPMCTIASMPRLPEHCIEYVRILLWPKETPFGDGVVLDGDDPEHIQWVYQKSLERAAEFNITGVTYRLTQGVVKRIIPAVASTNAVIAAACATEVFKLASSAYTPLNNYMVFNDVDGLYTYTFEAERKEDCSACSQIPLDLHFSPSSKLQEMLDYLTESASLQMKSPAITATVDGKNKTLYLQSVASIEQRTRPNLSKTLKELGLTDGQELAVADATTPQTMLFRLCFTS from the exons ATGGCGGACACGGATGAGCC GGAGAAGAAAAGAGGGAGAGTAGTGGAGCTGACTGAGAA GATGGTGGTTGATGGAGGCAGTGGATGCAGCTGTGAGTGGGAGGGACGGTGGAACCATATCAAAAAGTTTCTGGAGAGGTCAGGGCCCTTCACGCATCCTGACTTTGAACCCAGCACAGAG TCATTGCAGTTTATGCTAGAAACCTGCAAAATCCTGGTCATTGGTGCTGGTGGTCTGGGATGTGAGCTGCTCAAAGACCTG GCTTTGTCAGGATTTCGCAACATTCATGTTGTCGATATGGACACCATTGATGTGTCAAACCTGAATCGTCAGTTCCTCTTCAG ACCAAAAGATGTAGGTCGGCCCAAGGCGGACGTTGCAGCTGATTTCGTCAACAGCCGCATACCTGGATGCTGTGTAGTCCC ACATTTTAAGAAAATTCAAGACTTAGATGAAACATTCTACAGAC AATTCCATATAATTGTCTGTGGACTGGACTCTATAGTTGCCAGGAGGTGGATGAATGGTATGCTG CTGTCATTGCTGGTGTATGAGGACAGTGTGTTAAACCCAAGTTCCATCATTCCTCTAATTGATGGTGGGACTGAAGGCTTTAAAGGCAATGCCAGAGTCATTCTCCCTGGCATGACCGCCTGCATCGACTGTACCCTTGAGCTTTACCCTCCACAG ATCAACTTCCCCATGTGTACAATAGCCTCCATGCCTCGTTTGCCAGAACATTGCATTGAGTATGTCCGGATTCTGTTGTGGCCCAAAGAGACACCCTTCGGAG ATGGTGTGGTCCTGGATGGGGATGACCCAGAGCACATCCAGTGGGTGTACCAGAAATCCCTGGAGAGGGCAGCAGAATTCAATATAACAGGAGTCACATACAGACTAACCCAGG GTGTTGTAAAGAGGATAATCCCAGCGGTAGCGTCCACAAATGCTGTCATAGCTG CTGCTTGTGCAACAGAAGTTTTCAAACTAGCGTCAAG TGCCTATACACCTCTCAATAACTACATGGTCTTCAATGACGTTGACGGCCTCTACACCTACACTTTTGAAGCAGAACGAAAG GAGGACTGTTCAGCCTGCAGCCAGATACCTCTGGACCTGCACTTTTCTCCATCTTCCAAACTCCAGGAGATGTTGGACTATCTGACTGAGAGTGCCTCCCT acaAATGAAATCACCTGCTATAACTGCAACAGTGGATGGAAAGAACAAAACATTATATTTACAG tctGTCGCTTCAATTGAACAGAGGACGCGGCCAAATCTGTCCAAAACCCTAAAGG AGCTGGGACTGACTGACGGACAAGAGCTGGCAGTAGCTGATGCCACCACGCCCCAGACCATGTTGTTCAGACTCTGCTTTACCTCATAG
- the uba3 gene encoding NEDD8-activating enzyme E1 catalytic subunit isoform X3, translating into MADTDEPMVVDGGSGCSCEWEGRWNHIKKFLERSGPFTHPDFEPSTESLQFMLETCKILVIGAGGLGCELLKDLALSGFRNIHVVDMDTIDVSNLNRQFLFRPKDVGRPKADVAADFVNSRIPGCCVVPHFKKIQDLDETFYRQFHIIVCGLDSIVARRWMNGMLLSLLVYEDSVLNPSSIIPLIDGGTEGFKGNARVILPGMTACIDCTLELYPPQINFPMCTIASMPRLPEHCIEYVRILLWPKETPFGDGVVLDGDDPEHIQWVYQKSLERAAEFNITGVTYRLTQGVVKRIIPAVASTNAVIAAACATEVFKLASSAYTPLNNYMVFNDVDGLYTYTFEAERKEDCSACSQIPLDLHFSPSSKLQEMLDYLTESASLQMKSPAITATVDGKNKTLYLQSVASIEQRTRPNLSKTLKELGLTDGQELAVADATTPQTMLFRLCFTS; encoded by the exons ATGGCGGACACGGATGAGCC GATGGTGGTTGATGGAGGCAGTGGATGCAGCTGTGAGTGGGAGGGACGGTGGAACCATATCAAAAAGTTTCTGGAGAGGTCAGGGCCCTTCACGCATCCTGACTTTGAACCCAGCACAGAG TCATTGCAGTTTATGCTAGAAACCTGCAAAATCCTGGTCATTGGTGCTGGTGGTCTGGGATGTGAGCTGCTCAAAGACCTG GCTTTGTCAGGATTTCGCAACATTCATGTTGTCGATATGGACACCATTGATGTGTCAAACCTGAATCGTCAGTTCCTCTTCAG ACCAAAAGATGTAGGTCGGCCCAAGGCGGACGTTGCAGCTGATTTCGTCAACAGCCGCATACCTGGATGCTGTGTAGTCCC ACATTTTAAGAAAATTCAAGACTTAGATGAAACATTCTACAGAC AATTCCATATAATTGTCTGTGGACTGGACTCTATAGTTGCCAGGAGGTGGATGAATGGTATGCTG CTGTCATTGCTGGTGTATGAGGACAGTGTGTTAAACCCAAGTTCCATCATTCCTCTAATTGATGGTGGGACTGAAGGCTTTAAAGGCAATGCCAGAGTCATTCTCCCTGGCATGACCGCCTGCATCGACTGTACCCTTGAGCTTTACCCTCCACAG ATCAACTTCCCCATGTGTACAATAGCCTCCATGCCTCGTTTGCCAGAACATTGCATTGAGTATGTCCGGATTCTGTTGTGGCCCAAAGAGACACCCTTCGGAG ATGGTGTGGTCCTGGATGGGGATGACCCAGAGCACATCCAGTGGGTGTACCAGAAATCCCTGGAGAGGGCAGCAGAATTCAATATAACAGGAGTCACATACAGACTAACCCAGG GTGTTGTAAAGAGGATAATCCCAGCGGTAGCGTCCACAAATGCTGTCATAGCTG CTGCTTGTGCAACAGAAGTTTTCAAACTAGCGTCAAG TGCCTATACACCTCTCAATAACTACATGGTCTTCAATGACGTTGACGGCCTCTACACCTACACTTTTGAAGCAGAACGAAAG GAGGACTGTTCAGCCTGCAGCCAGATACCTCTGGACCTGCACTTTTCTCCATCTTCCAAACTCCAGGAGATGTTGGACTATCTGACTGAGAGTGCCTCCCT acaAATGAAATCACCTGCTATAACTGCAACAGTGGATGGAAAGAACAAAACATTATATTTACAG tctGTCGCTTCAATTGAACAGAGGACGCGGCCAAATCTGTCCAAAACCCTAAAGG AGCTGGGACTGACTGACGGACAAGAGCTGGCAGTAGCTGATGCCACCACGCCCCAGACCATGTTGTTCAGACTCTGCTTTACCTCATAG
- the uba3 gene encoding NEDD8-activating enzyme E1 catalytic subunit isoform X1 codes for MNLLLFSLFREKKRGRVVELTEKMVVDGGSGCSCEWEGRWNHIKKFLERSGPFTHPDFEPSTESLQFMLETCKILVIGAGGLGCELLKDLALSGFRNIHVVDMDTIDVSNLNRQFLFRPKDVGRPKADVAADFVNSRIPGCCVVPHFKKIQDLDETFYRQFHIIVCGLDSIVARRWMNGMLLSLLVYEDSVLNPSSIIPLIDGGTEGFKGNARVILPGMTACIDCTLELYPPQINFPMCTIASMPRLPEHCIEYVRILLWPKETPFGDGVVLDGDDPEHIQWVYQKSLERAAEFNITGVTYRLTQGVVKRIIPAVASTNAVIAAACATEVFKLASSAYTPLNNYMVFNDVDGLYTYTFEAERKEDCSACSQIPLDLHFSPSSKLQEMLDYLTESASLQMKSPAITATVDGKNKTLYLQSVASIEQRTRPNLSKTLKELGLTDGQELAVADATTPQTMLFRLCFTS; via the exons ATGAACCTTCTTTTATTCTCTCTTTTTAGGGAGAAGAAAAGAGGGAGAGTAGTGGAGCTGACTGAGAA GATGGTGGTTGATGGAGGCAGTGGATGCAGCTGTGAGTGGGAGGGACGGTGGAACCATATCAAAAAGTTTCTGGAGAGGTCAGGGCCCTTCACGCATCCTGACTTTGAACCCAGCACAGAG TCATTGCAGTTTATGCTAGAAACCTGCAAAATCCTGGTCATTGGTGCTGGTGGTCTGGGATGTGAGCTGCTCAAAGACCTG GCTTTGTCAGGATTTCGCAACATTCATGTTGTCGATATGGACACCATTGATGTGTCAAACCTGAATCGTCAGTTCCTCTTCAG ACCAAAAGATGTAGGTCGGCCCAAGGCGGACGTTGCAGCTGATTTCGTCAACAGCCGCATACCTGGATGCTGTGTAGTCCC ACATTTTAAGAAAATTCAAGACTTAGATGAAACATTCTACAGAC AATTCCATATAATTGTCTGTGGACTGGACTCTATAGTTGCCAGGAGGTGGATGAATGGTATGCTG CTGTCATTGCTGGTGTATGAGGACAGTGTGTTAAACCCAAGTTCCATCATTCCTCTAATTGATGGTGGGACTGAAGGCTTTAAAGGCAATGCCAGAGTCATTCTCCCTGGCATGACCGCCTGCATCGACTGTACCCTTGAGCTTTACCCTCCACAG ATCAACTTCCCCATGTGTACAATAGCCTCCATGCCTCGTTTGCCAGAACATTGCATTGAGTATGTCCGGATTCTGTTGTGGCCCAAAGAGACACCCTTCGGAG ATGGTGTGGTCCTGGATGGGGATGACCCAGAGCACATCCAGTGGGTGTACCAGAAATCCCTGGAGAGGGCAGCAGAATTCAATATAACAGGAGTCACATACAGACTAACCCAGG GTGTTGTAAAGAGGATAATCCCAGCGGTAGCGTCCACAAATGCTGTCATAGCTG CTGCTTGTGCAACAGAAGTTTTCAAACTAGCGTCAAG TGCCTATACACCTCTCAATAACTACATGGTCTTCAATGACGTTGACGGCCTCTACACCTACACTTTTGAAGCAGAACGAAAG GAGGACTGTTCAGCCTGCAGCCAGATACCTCTGGACCTGCACTTTTCTCCATCTTCCAAACTCCAGGAGATGTTGGACTATCTGACTGAGAGTGCCTCCCT acaAATGAAATCACCTGCTATAACTGCAACAGTGGATGGAAAGAACAAAACATTATATTTACAG tctGTCGCTTCAATTGAACAGAGGACGCGGCCAAATCTGTCCAAAACCCTAAAGG AGCTGGGACTGACTGACGGACAAGAGCTGGCAGTAGCTGATGCCACCACGCCCCAGACCATGTTGTTCAGACTCTGCTTTACCTCATAG